A genomic stretch from Asterias rubens chromosome 19, eAstRub1.3, whole genome shotgun sequence includes:
- the LOC117303197 gene encoding surfeit locus protein 4-like — MASKNELLGKAEDIADQVLRRSKNVLPHVARLCLISTFLEDGIRMWFQWGEQRDYIDQTWGCGTVISTLFVLLNLVGQLAGCVMVLSRQKVPVACGLLFGIIALQTIAYSILWDIKFLMRNLALIGGIILLLAESRTEGKSLFAGVPDMGTNKPKTYMQLSGRLLLVLMFMTLLRFEMTFVQMAQNLIGSALIILVAIGFKTKLCALVLVAWLTIINFYYNAWWNIPSYRPMRDFLKYDFFQTFSVIGGLLLVVALGPGGVSMDEHKKDW, encoded by the exons ATGGCTTCTAAAAATGAACTTCTTGGGAAAGCAGAGGATATTGCAGATCAG GTTTTAAGGCGGAGCAAGAATGTTCTTCCTCATGTAGCAAGACTGTGTCTGATTAGTACCTTCTTAGAAGATGGAATCAGAATGTGGTTCCAATGGGGAGAACAACGGGACTACATAGATCAGACATGGGGCTGTGGGACAGTCATAAG cacTTTATTTGTATTACTTAATCTGGTTGGACAGCTAGCTGGGTGTGTGATGGTGCTCAGTAGGCAGAAAGTTCCCGTTGCATGTGGTCTTCTCTTCGGCATAATTGCATTGCAG aCAATTGCGTACAGCATATTATGGGATATCAAGTTTCTTATGAG GAATCTTGCCTTAATTGGAGGTATTATCCTCCTCCTTGCTGAGTCACGTACTGAGGGTAAAAGTCTGTTTGCTGGTGTCCCAGACATGGGTACCAACAAACCCAAGACCTACATGCAGCTGAGTGGCAGATTACTTCTAGTCCTTATGTTTATGACCCTCCTTCGCTTTGAGATGACCTTCGTTCAGATGGCACAGAATCTCATTGGAAGCGCCCTCATCATCCTGGTTGCCATCGGCTTCAAGACCAAGCTCTGCGCGCTGGTACTCGTGGCCTGGCTCACCATCATCAACTTCTACTACAACGCCTGGTGGAACATCCCCAGCTACCGCCCGATGCGAGACTTCCTCAAGTATGATTTCTTCCAGACCTTCTCCGTGATTGGTGGCTTGCTGCTTGTGGTGGCGCTAGGGCCAGGGGGAGTCAGCATGGATGAGCATAAAAAGGACTGGTAA
- the LOC117303061 gene encoding endoplasmic reticulum mannosyl-oligosaccharide 1,2-alpha-mannosidase-like isoform X1 has protein sequence MYGSQNQRDFISFTVAEDEKYDNQKVRRRQSCWRAWKQLSRLQRAIFNIMLMLTAVCVVYLLMMPGPGPSELDIDLSRNNRIGGDALNLDDRMQALNVVDDINGQVEDMNQKEGPKRHKKGPPKLNRDRGALAVSLPVHVSGVEIPGRQQHVGDVLDKVPLRIFESREGAAAGALEDNRMGEDEEPVLHVPDDGAANRDEEVKGQQESDPHRDGDPDEESNNEPEERKDDSESQSSIYGPKNEKQEAVVAAFQHAWKAYRAHAWGHDELKPISKTYNEWFHLGLTIIDSLDTMYIMGLDKEFEEARNWVENEMNIKPNVDVNLFETTIRVLGGLLSAYHLSNDEVFLDKAKILGNSLLPAFNTKSKVPHADVNLKTGKAHAPRWGPDSSVSEVSTIQIEFRELSFITKNNIYKDAVDRVMSHLHGLKKVDGLVPIFINANTGQFRQRATLTLGARADSYYEYLLKQWLQTGKSEQIFKEDFEAAMTGVKNRLTRHSGPNNLVFVGELVNEAFSPKMDHLVCFLPGTLALGYHNGLDESYLELARSLAHTCYQMYAQMPTFLSPEIAHFNMLPGTKDDIQVKPADAHNLLRPETIESFFYLYRITKDQVYRDWGWQIFQAFERYTKIPEGGYSSISNVKNPDKPSFRDKMESFFLGETLKYFFLLFSDEPDLLPLDKYLFNTEAHPFPIRTINGAIKH, from the exons ATGTATGGATCACAGAATCAGAgggattttatttcatttacgGTCGCCGAAGATGAAAAATACGACAACCAAAAAGTACGAAGGAGACAGTCTTGCTGGCGG GCTTGGAAGCAACTGTCACGGCTACAGCGCGCTATCTTCAATATAATGCTGATGCTGACAGCCGTCTGTGTAGTCTACTTACTAATGATGCCTGGTCCTGGTCCATCGGAGTTGGACATTGATCTATCACGGAATAATAGGATAGGAGGAGATGCGTTGAATCTTGATGATCGTATGCAAGCATTGAACGTCGTTGATGACATCAATGGACAAGTTGAAGACATG AACCAAAAGGAAGGACCTAAGCGCCACAAGAAAGGACCACCAAAGCTGAACAGAGATCGAGGAGCCCTCGCAGTAAGCTtacctgtacatgtaagtgGTGTAGAGATCCCTGGCAGACAACAGCATGTGGGTGATGTATTAGATAAAGTTCCGCTCCGAATCTTTGAATCTCGGGAAGGGGCAGCAGCTGGGGCATTGGAG GATAATAGGATGGGGGAGGATGAGGAACCAGTTCTGCACGTGCCAGATGATGGCGCAGCTAATAGAGAtgaagaggtcaaaggtcagcagGAGTCTGACCCTCATAGAGATGGTGACCCAGATGAGGAGTCCAACAACGAACCAGAAGAAAGGAAGGACGACTCCGAAAGTCAGAGCAGCATATATG GCCCAAAGAATGAGAAGCAAGAAGCAGTTGTAGCCGCTTTCCAGCATGCATGGAAAGCCTATAGAGCTCATGCATGGGGGCATGATGAATTGAAACCCATCTCTAAAACCTACAATGAATGGTTCCATCTAGGACTTACTATAATTGATTCTTTGGACACGATGTACATTATGGGTCTGGATAAAG AGTTTGAAGAAGCTCGGAATTGGGTGGAGAATGAGATGAACATCAAACCCAATGTAGATGTCAACTTATTTGAGACGACTATCCGTGTATTAGGGGGACTACTAAGTGCCTATCACCTTTCAAACGATGAAGTCTTCTTAGATAAAGCA AAAATATTAGGCAACAGTCTACTTCCAGCATTTAACACCAAAAGCAAGGTACCCCACGCTGATGTGAACCTTAAGACAGGCAAGGCCCATGCACCCCGCTGGGGACCAGATAGCTCTGTGTCGGAGGTCTCAACAATCCAGATTGAATTTAGAGAATTAAGTTTCATCACCAAGAACAATATCTACAAAGATGCCGTAGACCGAGTCATGAGTCATCTACATGGGCTGAAGAAAGTGGACGGATTGGTGCCCATTTTTATCAATGCTAACACAGGGCAGTTCCGCCAGCGTGCTACGCTTACTCTGGGCGCAAGGGCAGATAGTTACTACGAGTACTTATTAAAACAATGGCTGCAGACTGGCAAGAGTGAACAAAT ATTTAAAGAGGATTTCGAAGCAGCTATGACTGGAGTTAAAAATCGCTTAACAAGACACTCAGGTCCCAATAATTTAGTCTTCGTGGGTGAACTTGTGAATGAAGCCTTCTCACCCAAGATG GACCATCTAGTGTGCTTCCTCCCTGGTACCCTTGCCTTAGGATATCACAATGGCCTTGATGAGTCATATCTGGAGCTTGCCCGTAGTCTTGCCCATACCTGCTATCAGATGTATGCACAGATGCCAACATTCTTAAGTCCAGAGATTGCACACTTTAATATGCTGCCTGGCACAAAGGATGATATTCAAGTTAAG CCCGCTGACGCCCATAATCTCCTTAGACCAGAGACTATAGAAAGCTTCTTCTATCTTTACCGCATCACCAAAGACCAAGTATATAGAGACTGGGGCTGGCAGATATTCCAAGCCTTTGAACGCTACACCAAGATCCCAGAGGGCGGTTACTCCTCTATCAGTAACGTCAAAAATCCTGATAAACCCTCCTTCAGAGATAAAATGGAGAGCTTTTTCCTTGGAGAGACACTGAAGTACTTCTTCTTGTTGTTTAGCGATGAGCCGGACTTATTACCGTTGGATAAATATTTATTCAATACGGAGGCACATCCTTTTCCTATTCGGACTATAAATGGCGCCATCAAACACTAG
- the LOC117303061 gene encoding endoplasmic reticulum mannosyl-oligosaccharide 1,2-alpha-mannosidase-like isoform X2, with translation MYGSQNQRDFISFTVAEDEKYDNQKVRRRQSCWRAWKQLSRLQRAIFNIMLMLTAVCVVYLLMMPGPGPSELDIDLSRNNRIGGDALNLDDRMQALNVVDDINGQVEDMNQKEGPKRHKKGPPKLNRDRGALAVSLPVHDNRMGEDEEPVLHVPDDGAANRDEEVKGQQESDPHRDGDPDEESNNEPEERKDDSESQSSIYGPKNEKQEAVVAAFQHAWKAYRAHAWGHDELKPISKTYNEWFHLGLTIIDSLDTMYIMGLDKEFEEARNWVENEMNIKPNVDVNLFETTIRVLGGLLSAYHLSNDEVFLDKAKILGNSLLPAFNTKSKVPHADVNLKTGKAHAPRWGPDSSVSEVSTIQIEFRELSFITKNNIYKDAVDRVMSHLHGLKKVDGLVPIFINANTGQFRQRATLTLGARADSYYEYLLKQWLQTGKSEQIFKEDFEAAMTGVKNRLTRHSGPNNLVFVGELVNEAFSPKMDHLVCFLPGTLALGYHNGLDESYLELARSLAHTCYQMYAQMPTFLSPEIAHFNMLPGTKDDIQVKPADAHNLLRPETIESFFYLYRITKDQVYRDWGWQIFQAFERYTKIPEGGYSSISNVKNPDKPSFRDKMESFFLGETLKYFFLLFSDEPDLLPLDKYLFNTEAHPFPIRTINGAIKH, from the exons ATGTATGGATCACAGAATCAGAgggattttatttcatttacgGTCGCCGAAGATGAAAAATACGACAACCAAAAAGTACGAAGGAGACAGTCTTGCTGGCGG GCTTGGAAGCAACTGTCACGGCTACAGCGCGCTATCTTCAATATAATGCTGATGCTGACAGCCGTCTGTGTAGTCTACTTACTAATGATGCCTGGTCCTGGTCCATCGGAGTTGGACATTGATCTATCACGGAATAATAGGATAGGAGGAGATGCGTTGAATCTTGATGATCGTATGCAAGCATTGAACGTCGTTGATGACATCAATGGACAAGTTGAAGACATG AACCAAAAGGAAGGACCTAAGCGCCACAAGAAAGGACCACCAAAGCTGAACAGAGATCGAGGAGCCCTCGCAGTAAGCTtacctgtacat GATAATAGGATGGGGGAGGATGAGGAACCAGTTCTGCACGTGCCAGATGATGGCGCAGCTAATAGAGAtgaagaggtcaaaggtcagcagGAGTCTGACCCTCATAGAGATGGTGACCCAGATGAGGAGTCCAACAACGAACCAGAAGAAAGGAAGGACGACTCCGAAAGTCAGAGCAGCATATATG GCCCAAAGAATGAGAAGCAAGAAGCAGTTGTAGCCGCTTTCCAGCATGCATGGAAAGCCTATAGAGCTCATGCATGGGGGCATGATGAATTGAAACCCATCTCTAAAACCTACAATGAATGGTTCCATCTAGGACTTACTATAATTGATTCTTTGGACACGATGTACATTATGGGTCTGGATAAAG AGTTTGAAGAAGCTCGGAATTGGGTGGAGAATGAGATGAACATCAAACCCAATGTAGATGTCAACTTATTTGAGACGACTATCCGTGTATTAGGGGGACTACTAAGTGCCTATCACCTTTCAAACGATGAAGTCTTCTTAGATAAAGCA AAAATATTAGGCAACAGTCTACTTCCAGCATTTAACACCAAAAGCAAGGTACCCCACGCTGATGTGAACCTTAAGACAGGCAAGGCCCATGCACCCCGCTGGGGACCAGATAGCTCTGTGTCGGAGGTCTCAACAATCCAGATTGAATTTAGAGAATTAAGTTTCATCACCAAGAACAATATCTACAAAGATGCCGTAGACCGAGTCATGAGTCATCTACATGGGCTGAAGAAAGTGGACGGATTGGTGCCCATTTTTATCAATGCTAACACAGGGCAGTTCCGCCAGCGTGCTACGCTTACTCTGGGCGCAAGGGCAGATAGTTACTACGAGTACTTATTAAAACAATGGCTGCAGACTGGCAAGAGTGAACAAAT ATTTAAAGAGGATTTCGAAGCAGCTATGACTGGAGTTAAAAATCGCTTAACAAGACACTCAGGTCCCAATAATTTAGTCTTCGTGGGTGAACTTGTGAATGAAGCCTTCTCACCCAAGATG GACCATCTAGTGTGCTTCCTCCCTGGTACCCTTGCCTTAGGATATCACAATGGCCTTGATGAGTCATATCTGGAGCTTGCCCGTAGTCTTGCCCATACCTGCTATCAGATGTATGCACAGATGCCAACATTCTTAAGTCCAGAGATTGCACACTTTAATATGCTGCCTGGCACAAAGGATGATATTCAAGTTAAG CCCGCTGACGCCCATAATCTCCTTAGACCAGAGACTATAGAAAGCTTCTTCTATCTTTACCGCATCACCAAAGACCAAGTATATAGAGACTGGGGCTGGCAGATATTCCAAGCCTTTGAACGCTACACCAAGATCCCAGAGGGCGGTTACTCCTCTATCAGTAACGTCAAAAATCCTGATAAACCCTCCTTCAGAGATAAAATGGAGAGCTTTTTCCTTGGAGAGACACTGAAGTACTTCTTCTTGTTGTTTAGCGATGAGCCGGACTTATTACCGTTGGATAAATATTTATTCAATACGGAGGCACATCCTTTTCCTATTCGGACTATAAATGGCGCCATCAAACACTAG